In the genome of Natronorubrum sediminis, one region contains:
- a CDS encoding DUF7501 family protein translates to MAVNTTADWTNPIHCPFCGTELESPGAGFVDHIEESDDCKQSFEHWRENITGDLAGEWAG, encoded by the coding sequence ATGGCAGTCAACACGACAGCAGACTGGACGAATCCAATACACTGTCCGTTCTGTGGCACCGAACTCGAGTCACCCGGCGCAGGGTTCGTCGATCACATCGAAGAGAGCGACGACTGCAAGCAGTCGTTCGAACACTGGCGCGAGAATATCACCGGCGATCTCGCCGGCGAGTGGGCGGGCTA